One segment of Desulfonauticus submarinus DNA contains the following:
- a CDS encoding TIGR04013 family B12-binding domain/radical SAM domain-containing protein: MRKTYLLFWKNSLNRYSINALLGALETKKLLNNFEIIFFNSIQDLNISFKSSVIFCFSFCSFNIFEIYKIVSTLKTKYKNSIFLAGGPHPSGDIYGSLCFGFDFVFVGESEESFCLFLDNFLNGNEFKSTPGVAYLEKENVKINKNKKYVDLNQYFPFSKSLMRFGPLEITRGCPFACKYCQTSFLFGTKVRHRSILTILEWIKFFKSINLTDIRFITPNALAYGSRNGREVNIEAIEELLTKIREILPYGRIFFGSFPSEVRPEQLSEKIMRLLAKKIDNKNLVIGAQTGSERMLRSMGRQHTLDDVRSAVRLAVKYNFIPCVDFIFGLPGETKEDEQDTILFMQELTQLGARVHAHTFIPLPGTPWEDKSPGKISIDVRRAITRLISNGKAFGNWERQETEAEKLVKFWRNKFDLQGYL; the protein is encoded by the coding sequence TTTATTTTGGAAAAATTCTTTAAATAGGTATAGTATTAATGCTTTATTAGGAGCGTTAGAAACTAAAAAATTGTTAAATAATTTTGAAATCATTTTTTTTAATTCTATACAAGACTTAAACATCTCTTTTAAATCATCTGTAATTTTTTGTTTTTCTTTTTGTTCTTTTAATATTTTTGAGATTTACAAAATTGTTTCAACGCTAAAAACAAAATATAAAAATAGTATATTTTTGGCAGGTGGTCCTCATCCTAGTGGTGATATTTATGGTAGTTTATGTTTTGGATTTGATTTTGTTTTTGTGGGCGAGTCAGAAGAAAGTTTTTGTCTTTTTTTGGATAATTTTTTAAATGGCAATGAATTTAAATCTACCCCTGGCGTAGCTTATTTAGAAAAAGAAAATGTAAAAATTAATAAAAACAAGAAGTATGTTGATTTGAATCAATATTTTCCGTTTTCAAAGTCTTTGATGCGCTTTGGCCCTTTAGAAATTACAAGGGGATGTCCTTTTGCTTGTAAATATTGTCAGACGTCATTTTTATTTGGAACAAAAGTTAGACATAGAAGTATTTTAACTATTTTGGAATGGATTAAATTTTTTAAAAGCATAAATTTAACAGATATTCGTTTCATTACACCCAATGCTTTGGCTTATGGTTCTAGAAATGGACGAGAGGTCAATATAGAAGCTATTGAAGAGCTTTTAACTAAAATAAGAGAGATACTGCCTTATGGAAGGATTTTTTTTGGCTCTTTTCCTTCAGAAGTCAGACCAGAACAACTGAGTGAAAAGATTATGCGGTTATTAGCTAAAAAGATTGATAATAAAAATTTGGTTATAGGGGCTCAGACAGGAAGTGAAAGAATGCTTAGAAGTATGGGACGACAACATACTCTTGATGATGTGCGTTCTGCTGTTAGATTAGCTGTAAAATATAACTTTATTCCTTGTGTTGATTTTATTTTTGGCCTTCCTGGGGAAACAAAAGAAGATGAACAGGATACTATTTTATTCATGCAAGAATTGACTCAATTAGGAGCAAGAGTTCATGCTCATACTTTTATTCCTTTACCAGGAACTCCGTGGGAAGATAAGAGTCCTGGAAAAATAAGTATAGATGTAAGAAGAGCCATTACTAGACTTATTTCCAATGGAAAGGCTTTTGGTAACTGGGAAAGACAAGAAACAGAAGCAGAGAAGTTGGTTAAATTTTGGCGTAATAAATTTGATTTACAAGGTTATCTCTAG